The segment GTCCGGCATGACCTTCGAGTTGGAGACGCCCCATGGGAGAATGATGGCCACCATGCTGGCCGGGATTGCGCAGTTTGAGCGGGACCTGCTCAGTGAACGAGTGAAATCTGGCTTGGCGGCGGCCAGGGCGCGAGGTCAAAAGCTCGGACGACAACTCGGAACCCGACCCAAGTCTGACAAGCTGGCTCCCAAGGTGTTACAGGCCGTTGAGGAGGGAAGGAGCTATCGCTGGATTGCCCGAGATCTGGGCATCAGTAAAAACACGGTGATGGATATCGTCAAAAGACACCGGAAAAAGTCTTGAGCAAAGAAATTTGATCTCTCTTGGCGCTTGACAAATCGCTTAGCGTGTCATTTCGCCCCCTGCCGGAACAGACCCCCGAAACGCAAATACATCCATAAACCGGCTCTCTGGGCGCTTCGCCGCGCGCTGTGCGCGGGGTTAGCCGCGAGTTGTTTGCCCTGTGCGGCCTTGAGCACAGGCGGTGGTTGAGTAGCATGCAACAGGTTTTTTTGCCGTCCATGGGCTGGCGTCCGACCACCGTCGCCGGGTCAATCTCGCCAATGGACGCTGTGCAAAAGTGGCATCCGCGGGCGACAAGATCAAGCGCGATTTACGCAAACCATTGGGAATCCTATGTCATTCTTATTGGGAATAGCGCCAGCATGCGCAATGACCAGAGGCATGCGTCGGCCTGGCGATGCAGGCAGGCGAGAGAACAGCCTGTCACGGGGTTTGGTTGGCTGGGTGAGTTTGTACAATGGGTTTGGTCCGCCATGTCCAGACACGCACGCAACGGTTTGGGGTTTGGATGGTTTGTGAGGTTTGGTTGGCCAGTGACCGCCAGCGCTGTGCGCTGGAAACAGGGTTTGGAGGTTTGTTTGGTTCGTGGGGTTTGTGGAGAGTGACGGAATAATCCCGATAAAAACAGCGCATAAGGCGCATTATGTTGAATAATTTGGTATCATATTCCCCTGCCTGTCATCCGGCTGGGATTGTTCGGCCACATCCATGCGCTGATACACGATGCCGATACTGTCGACGCCCTGATCATGAGCTATAGTGGTTCAAAATCAGAATTGCACAATCGAGTCTCTTTCATCCTCAAAACAGAATGCTTAATTTTTCAACTCTGGTTATAACTAGCCCTATTAATCGGATGCGCAGGATTCCGCTTCCAAAGCCAATATCCGTGAGGGGAGCTGGCGCGCGCCCAACAAGGCAGGGCGCGCGCCTTCCGGTCAAACGCGCCAAAGTTGGTCACGTTGGTGACGGTTCCCTCCAGGATCATGCCCGGCTTCAGGTCGGTGATGGCCTCCACCCCCTCGCGCAGGTTGGCGGTGCGGAACTCCGGACACGGATCGCGGCCCGGTTTTTCCAACTCGGCCAGGATGTCGCGCACAGTGGGCTCGCCAAACTGACCATCCACAAAATCCGCTGGCCGCAGATTGCCCAGCACCTCACGGTTGCCGATGATCTGCTTCAGGGACATGCCGGTTTTGTCCACAATCCGCTCCACCAGGGAATAGGACTCCGGGTGCACCGCCGAGTTGTCCAGTGGCGTGGCGCCATTGCGAATGCGCAGGAACCCCGCCGCCTGTTCAAACGCTTTGGGACCAAAACGGGCCACTTTGAGGAGTTGCTTGCGGCTCTTGAAGGGGCCGTTGGCGTCGCGGAAATCGACGATATTCTGCGCCAGCGTGCTGGAGAGCCCGGAGACGCACTCCAGCAACGGCGCAGAGGCCGTATTGACCTCGACGCCAACGGCGTTCACCGCATCTTCGACCACGCCGGTCAAGCTATTGGCCAGTCGCTTGGCGTCAACGTCGTGCTGATACTGACCAACGCCGATGGCCTGGGGCTCAATCTTGACCAATTCCGCCAATGGGTCTTGCAGCCGACGGGCGATGGAGACCGCCCCACGCAGGGAGACATCCATATCCGGCAGCTCCTGGGCGGCAAACGCCGAAGCGGAGTAGACCGAAGCGCCCGCCTCATTCACAATCACGCTGACAATGCCCAACTCCGGGCGCAAGCGCGCCAGTTCGGAGACCAGTTTGGCCGTTTCGCGGGAGGCTGTGCCGTTGCCGATGCTCACCAGCTTTACGTGGAATGTCTGCGCCCAGCGCGCCAACTGATCCAATGACTCCCGCCAACGATTCTGCGGCGCATGGGGATAGATCACGCCTGTCGTCGCCACTTTGCCCGTGGCGTCCACCACCGCCACCTTGACCCCGGTGCGCAAACCCGGATCAAGCCCCAGCACCGACACAGCGCCAGCCGGGGCGGCCAGAAGC is part of the Magnetofaba australis IT-1 genome and harbors:
- a CDS encoding recombinase family protein; protein product: MGQRAVIYARVSTSDQSCERQIQELTAFAQRGGYELVGLFKETASGTKSNRSARNQVMALAQARQINAVLVSELSRWGRSTQDLLATLDQLAGWKVSVVAMSGMTFELETPHGRMMATMLAGIAQFERDLLSERVKSGLAAARARGQKLGRQLGTRPKSDKLAPKVLQAVEEGRSYRWIARDLGISKNTVMDIVKRHRKKS
- a CDS encoding Tex family protein codes for the protein MQSIAKRIAEELSVKISQVEAAIALLDEGSTVPFIARYRKEATGGLTDTHLRDLHERLGTLRDLEARRVTILGALKEMGKLTPELERSVLGAQTRTRLEDLYLPYRPKRHTKASKAREAGLEPLAMALLDNPQNAPEKAAAAFVNADKGVADVQGALDGARDILIEVMGEDADLIQRLREIAWSQGTLRSQVVKGKEQEGAKYADYFDFSQPVASLPSHRILAILRGHKEGMLRHSMALKGDDETPANRLNPSESEIASRFRVRNQGRPGDAWLLDTVRQAWRKKIRANIESDQVKRLMEAAHIEAIRVFAGNLRDLLLAAPAGAVSVLGLDPGLRTGVKVAVVDATGKVATTGVIYPHAPQNRWRESLDQLARWAQTFHVKLVSIGNGTASRETAKLVSELARLRPELGIVSVIVNEAGASVYSASAFAAQELPDMDVSLRGAVSIARRLQDPLAELVKIEPQAIGVGQYQHDVDAKRLANSLTGVVEDAVNAVGVEVNTASAPLLECVSGLSSTLAQNIVDFRDANGPFKSRKQLLKVARFGPKAFEQAAGFLRIRNGATPLDNSAVHPESYSLVERIVDKTGMSLKQIIGNREVLGNLRPADFVDGQFGEPTVRDILAELEKPGRDPCPEFRTANLREGVEAITDLKPGMILEGTVTNVTNFGAFDRKARALPCWARASSPHGYWLWKRNPAHPINRASYNQS